In Mycolicibacterium mucogenicum DSM 44124, the following are encoded in one genomic region:
- a CDS encoding IclR family transcriptional regulator, with protein MRQDSGIGVLDKAVGVLHSVAESPCGLAELCTRTGLPRATAHRLAAGLEVHRLLARDNEGRWRLGPALTELAGQVNDPLLSAAGAVLPRLREITGESVQLYRREGMARVCVMALEPPSGLRDTVPVGSRLPMTAGSGAKVLLAYSDPATQQAVLPTAKFTDRVLAEVRRRGWAQSAAEREPGVASVSAPVRDNRGAVIAAVSVSGPIDRMGRRPGVRWASDLLAAAEALTRRL; from the coding sequence GTGAGACAGGATAGCGGCATCGGCGTCCTCGACAAAGCGGTGGGTGTGCTGCATTCAGTGGCCGAGTCACCGTGTGGACTTGCCGAACTGTGCACCCGCACCGGGCTGCCCCGGGCGACCGCCCACCGACTGGCAGCAGGCCTCGAGGTCCACCGACTTCTGGCCCGCGACAACGAGGGACGGTGGCGGCTCGGCCCGGCACTGACCGAATTGGCCGGGCAGGTCAACGATCCGCTGCTGAGCGCAGCGGGCGCGGTGCTCCCCCGGCTGCGCGAGATCACCGGCGAGAGCGTGCAGCTCTACCGCCGGGAAGGCATGGCCCGGGTGTGCGTCATGGCCCTCGAACCACCGTCGGGCCTGCGCGACACCGTGCCGGTCGGCAGCCGCCTGCCCATGACCGCCGGCTCCGGTGCCAAAGTCCTGCTGGCGTACAGCGATCCCGCGACGCAGCAGGCGGTGCTGCCGACGGCGAAGTTCACCGACCGGGTACTGGCGGAGGTCCGCCGGCGCGGTTGGGCACAGAGCGCCGCCGAGCGCGAGCCCGGCGTGGCCAGCGTCTCGGCACCGGTGCGGGACAACCGCGGTGCGGTGATCGCGGCGGTGTCGGTGTCGGGGCCGATCGACCGGATGGGCCGCCGCCCCGGCGTGCGCTGGGCGAGCGATCTGCTGGCCGCGGCCGAAGCGCTCACCCGTCGTCTGTGA
- a CDS encoding NUDIX hydrolase, translating to MPNKTAHDNRVTPVLAAGAVLWRPGESGEPLIAVVHRPRYDDWSLPKGKVDPGETEPVTAVREILEETGYASVLGRRLASVSYPLEYGTKKVRYWAARTTDGDFSPNSEVDKLDWLPVAEAMLRLQYPHDRKVLRRFTRRPADTRTVLIVRHATAGRKARYKGDDRLRPLDKKGRAQAESLVGQLLAFGASDVHAASRTRCHQTVEPLAQELGVRIRDEPTLTEEAFAADPDAARKRVLKIAARSDSETVPVVCTQGKVIPDLISWWCERSGIRPDKSRNRKGSMWVMSLHGDTLVAADHIGSPLPTKS from the coding sequence GTGCCGAACAAGACGGCGCACGACAACCGCGTGACGCCGGTGCTGGCGGCCGGGGCGGTGTTGTGGCGCCCCGGCGAGTCCGGAGAGCCGCTGATCGCCGTCGTCCACCGACCGCGCTACGACGACTGGTCGCTGCCCAAGGGCAAGGTGGATCCCGGTGAGACCGAACCGGTTACCGCCGTGCGGGAAATCCTGGAAGAGACCGGGTACGCGTCGGTCCTGGGCCGCCGGCTGGCCTCCGTCAGCTACCCGCTGGAGTACGGCACCAAGAAGGTCCGCTACTGGGCGGCGCGCACGACCGACGGCGACTTCAGTCCCAACTCCGAGGTGGACAAGCTCGACTGGCTGCCGGTGGCCGAGGCGATGCTCCGGCTGCAGTACCCGCATGACCGAAAAGTTCTGCGGCGCTTCACCCGTCGACCCGCCGATACCCGCACCGTGCTGATCGTCCGGCACGCCACCGCGGGCCGCAAGGCCCGGTACAAGGGTGACGACCGGCTGCGGCCTCTCGACAAGAAGGGCCGGGCACAGGCGGAATCGCTTGTCGGCCAACTGCTCGCTTTCGGTGCCAGCGACGTCCACGCGGCGTCGCGGACCCGGTGCCATCAGACCGTCGAGCCGCTGGCGCAGGAACTCGGTGTCCGGATCCGGGACGAGCCGACGCTCACGGAAGAGGCCTTCGCGGCCGACCCCGACGCTGCGCGGAAGCGGGTGCTGAAGATCGCCGCGAGAAGCGACAGCGAAACGGTCCCCGTTGTCTGCACGCAGGGAAAGGTGATCCCGGACCTGATTTCGTGGTGGTGCGAGCGCAGCGGTATCCGGCCCGACAAATCGCGTAATCGCAAGGGCAGCATGTGGGTGATGTCACTGCACGGTGACACGCTCGTCGCCGCCGATCACATCGGCAGCCCCTTGCCGACCAAAAGCTAG
- a CDS encoding RNA degradosome polyphosphate kinase → MIVGVTDADIRPAHTDRTPVDSDPEPLPAATADPTDGALPDDRYLNRELSWLDFNARVLALAADRSLPLLEQAKFLAIFASNLDEFYMVRVAGLKRRDETGLSVRSADGLSPREQLRRIGERTQQISTRHANVFGEVVRPALAEQGITIVNWSELDEHEQSKLSTYFHDQVFPVLTPLAVDPAHPFPFVSGLSINLAITVRNPDDGTQHFARIKVPDNVDRFVELPDPGTAADGVKSRVRFLPMEELIAAFLPVLFPGLDIVEHHAFRITRNADFEVEEDRDEDLLQALERELARRRFGSPVRLEVATDMTENMLDLLLRELDVHPGDVIEVPGLLDLSSLWQIYGVDRPDLKDRPFVPATPPAFGERETPKSIFSTLRDGDVLVHHPYDSFSTTVQRFIEQAAADPNVLAIKQTLYRTSGDSPIVNALIDAAEAGKQVVALVEIKARFDEQANIKWARQLEQAGVHVVYGLIGLKTHCKTALVVRREGSTIRRYCHIGTGNYNPKTARLYEDVGLLTAAPEIGADLTDLFNSLTGYSRKVSYRNLLVAPHSVRRGIIERIEREIEAKRAGGDGRIRMKMNALVDEQVIDALYRASQAGVRVEVVVRGICALRPGAEGFSENIVVRSILGRFLEHSRVIHFNAINEFWIGSADMMHRNLDRRVEVMAQVKDPRLTEELSGVFDSAMDPATRCWELGPDGHWTALPREGEKVRDHQVSIMERHRTP, encoded by the coding sequence ATGATCGTCGGGGTGACCGACGCCGACATCCGACCCGCCCATACCGACCGGACACCCGTCGACTCGGACCCCGAACCGCTGCCGGCGGCCACCGCGGATCCGACGGACGGCGCACTACCTGATGACCGCTACCTCAACCGCGAGCTGAGCTGGCTGGACTTCAATGCCCGCGTCCTGGCGCTGGCTGCCGACCGGTCGCTGCCGCTGTTGGAGCAGGCCAAGTTCCTGGCGATCTTCGCCTCGAATCTCGATGAGTTCTACATGGTGCGGGTGGCCGGGCTGAAGCGCCGCGACGAGACCGGCCTGTCGGTCCGGTCGGCGGACGGGCTGTCGCCGCGCGAACAGCTGCGCCGGATCGGTGAACGCACCCAGCAGATCTCGACCCGGCACGCCAACGTGTTCGGTGAGGTGGTGCGTCCGGCACTGGCCGAGCAGGGCATCACGATCGTCAACTGGAGCGAGCTGGACGAGCACGAGCAGTCCAAGCTCTCCACGTATTTCCACGATCAGGTGTTCCCCGTGCTGACACCGCTGGCCGTCGACCCCGCGCACCCCTTCCCGTTCGTCAGTGGCCTGAGCATCAACCTCGCCATCACCGTGCGCAATCCCGACGACGGCACCCAGCATTTCGCCCGAATCAAAGTGCCGGACAACGTGGATCGGTTCGTGGAACTGCCCGACCCGGGGACGGCGGCCGACGGCGTGAAGTCGCGGGTGCGGTTCCTGCCGATGGAAGAACTCATCGCCGCATTCCTGCCGGTGCTGTTCCCCGGGCTGGACATCGTCGAGCATCACGCCTTCCGGATCACCCGCAACGCCGACTTCGAAGTCGAAGAGGACCGCGACGAGGATCTGCTGCAGGCGCTGGAACGCGAGCTGGCGCGCCGCCGGTTCGGCTCGCCGGTGCGGCTCGAAGTCGCCACCGACATGACCGAGAACATGCTCGACCTGTTGCTGCGCGAGCTGGACGTGCACCCGGGCGACGTCATCGAAGTTCCTGGACTGCTGGACCTTTCGTCACTGTGGCAGATCTACGGCGTCGACCGGCCCGACCTGAAGGATCGGCCGTTCGTGCCGGCGACTCCCCCGGCGTTCGGCGAACGCGAGACGCCGAAGAGCATCTTCTCGACGCTCCGCGACGGGGACGTCCTGGTGCACCACCCGTACGACTCGTTCTCCACCACGGTCCAGCGTTTCATCGAGCAGGCCGCCGCCGACCCGAATGTGTTGGCCATCAAGCAGACGCTGTACCGCACCTCGGGTGATTCGCCGATCGTCAACGCGCTGATCGACGCCGCCGAGGCCGGCAAGCAGGTGGTGGCGCTGGTGGAGATCAAGGCCAGGTTCGACGAGCAGGCCAACATCAAGTGGGCCCGCCAGCTGGAGCAGGCGGGCGTGCACGTGGTGTACGGCCTCATCGGACTCAAGACCCACTGCAAGACGGCGTTGGTGGTGCGCCGCGAAGGTTCGACGATCCGCCGGTACTGCCACATCGGCACCGGCAACTACAACCCGAAAACCGCACGCCTGTACGAAGACGTGGGCCTGCTGACGGCCGCACCCGAGATCGGCGCCGACCTCACCGACCTGTTCAACTCGTTGACGGGCTACTCACGCAAGGTCTCGTACCGCAACCTGTTGGTCGCTCCGCACAGCGTGCGACGCGGCATCATCGAGCGCATCGAGCGCGAGATCGAAGCCAAGCGCGCCGGCGGCGACGGCCGCATCCGGATGAAGATGAACGCATTGGTCGACGAGCAGGTCATCGACGCGCTGTACCGGGCGTCGCAGGCCGGGGTGCGTGTCGAGGTCGTGGTCCGGGGTATCTGCGCGCTGCGTCCCGGCGCCGAGGGATTCTCCGAGAACATCGTGGTGCGGTCGATTCTCGGCCGCTTCCTTGAACATTCACGCGTTATTCACTTCAACGCCATCAATGAATTCTGGATCGGCAGTGCCGACATGATGCATCGTAATCTCGACCGTCGCGTCGAGGTGATGGCGCAGGTGAAGGACCCGAGACTGACCGAGGAGCTGAGCGGCGTGTTCGATTCCGCGATGGATCCGGCGACCCGCTGCTGGGAGCTGGGTCCGGACGGACACTGGACTGCGCTGCCCCGGGAAGGCGAGAAGGTACGGGATCACCAGGTGTCGATCATGGAGCGGCACCGCACACCGTAG
- a CDS encoding HU family DNA-binding protein encodes MNKAELIDALTEKLGTDRRQATAAVEHIVDTIVRAVHKGESVTITGFGVFEQRRRAARVARNPRTGETVKVKPTSVPAFRPGAQFKAVVAGQQRLSADGPAVKRGATAAPAKRGAAKKAAPAKKAAPAKKAAATKAPAKKAAPAKKAAPAKKAAAPAKKAAPAKKAAPAKKAAAPAKKAAPAKKAAPAKKAAAPAKKAAPAKKAAPAKKAAPAKKGRR; translated from the coding sequence ATGAACAAAGCAGAACTCATCGATGCCCTGACAGAAAAGTTGGGCACCGATCGTCGTCAGGCCACCGCGGCCGTCGAGCACATCGTGGACACCATCGTCCGCGCCGTGCACAAGGGTGAGAGCGTCACCATCACCGGCTTCGGCGTCTTCGAGCAGCGTCGCCGCGCCGCCCGCGTCGCGCGCAACCCGCGCACCGGTGAGACCGTCAAGGTGAAGCCGACGTCGGTTCCGGCTTTCCGCCCGGGCGCTCAGTTCAAGGCCGTTGTCGCTGGCCAGCAGCGTCTTTCGGCTGATGGCCCCGCCGTGAAGCGCGGCGCCACCGCAGCTCCGGCCAAGCGCGGCGCTGCCAAGAAGGCCGCCCCGGCCAAGAAGGCTGCTCCCGCCAAGAAGGCTGCCGCCACCAAGGCTCCGGCCAAGAAGGCCGCTCCCGCCAAGAAGGCCGCTCCGGCGAAGAAGGCTGCGGCTCCGGCCAAGAAGGCCGCTCCCGCCAAGAAGGCTGCACCGGCGAAGAAGGCTGCGGCTCCGGCCAAGAAGGCCGCTCCCGCCAAGAAGGCTGCACCGGCGAAGAAGGCTGCGGCTCCGGCCAAGAAGGCCGCTCCCGCCAAGAAGGCCGCTCCGGCTAAGAAGGCTGCTCCCGCCAAGAAGGGCCGCCGCTAA
- the leuC gene encoding 3-isopropylmalate dehydratase large subunit, which translates to MTNKPRTMAEKVWADHVVVEGAGEGAAREPDLIYIDLHLVHEVTSPQAFDGLRLAGRPVHRPDLTIATEDHNVPTIDIDKPIADPVSRTQVETLRRNCAEFGIRLHPMGDAQQGIVHIIGPQLGLTQPGMTVVCGDSHTSTHGAFGAIAMGIGTSEVEHVLATQTLPLKPFKTMAVNVDGELPPGVSAKDIILAVIAKIGTGGGQGHVIEYRGSAIESLSMEGRMTICNMSIEAGARAGMVAPDETTFEFLKGRPHAPQGADWDAAVAAWTALRTDEGAEFDTEVHIDAATLSPFVTWGTNPGQGVPLSANVPDPEQMFDEGDRLAAEKALAYMDLRANTPMRDIAVDTVFVGSCTNGRIEDLRVVADVLRGRKIADGVRMLVVPGSMAVRAQAESEGLGEVFTAAGAEWRQAGCSMCLGMNPDQLAPGERSASTSNRNFEGRQGKGGRTHLVSPAVAAATAVRGTLSSPADLS; encoded by the coding sequence ATGACGAACAAGCCACGCACCATGGCGGAGAAGGTCTGGGCGGACCATGTGGTGGTCGAGGGTGCCGGTGAAGGCGCCGCCCGCGAACCCGATCTCATCTACATAGATCTTCATCTGGTGCACGAGGTCACCAGCCCGCAGGCATTCGACGGCCTGCGCCTGGCCGGTCGTCCCGTGCATCGCCCGGACCTCACCATCGCGACCGAGGACCACAACGTCCCCACGATCGACATCGACAAGCCGATCGCGGATCCCGTGTCCCGCACTCAGGTTGAGACGCTGCGGCGCAACTGTGCGGAATTCGGCATCCGCCTGCACCCGATGGGTGACGCGCAGCAGGGCATCGTGCACATCATCGGACCGCAGCTGGGTCTGACCCAGCCCGGTATGACGGTGGTGTGTGGTGACAGCCACACCTCGACGCACGGCGCCTTCGGCGCGATCGCGATGGGCATCGGCACGTCCGAGGTCGAGCATGTGCTGGCGACCCAGACGTTGCCGCTCAAGCCGTTCAAGACCATGGCGGTCAATGTCGACGGCGAACTGCCGCCGGGTGTCAGTGCCAAGGACATCATTCTCGCGGTGATCGCCAAGATCGGTACGGGCGGCGGCCAGGGTCACGTCATCGAATACCGCGGCAGTGCCATCGAATCGCTGTCGATGGAAGGCCGCATGACGATCTGCAACATGAGCATCGAAGCGGGTGCCCGCGCCGGCATGGTGGCGCCCGACGAGACGACGTTCGAGTTCCTCAAGGGCCGTCCGCATGCGCCGCAGGGGGCGGATTGGGACGCGGCCGTGGCGGCCTGGACGGCGTTACGTACTGACGAGGGTGCCGAATTCGACACCGAGGTGCACATCGACGCGGCCACCCTGAGCCCGTTCGTCACCTGGGGTACCAACCCCGGGCAGGGTGTGCCGCTGTCCGCGAATGTCCCTGACCCAGAACAAATGTTCGATGAAGGCGACCGGCTGGCCGCCGAAAAGGCGTTGGCCTACATGGACCTTCGGGCCAATACGCCCATGCGGGACATCGCGGTGGACACCGTGTTCGTCGGTTCCTGCACCAACGGCCGGATCGAAGATCTGCGGGTGGTGGCCGATGTGCTGCGTGGCCGCAAGATCGCCGACGGCGTGCGGATGCTCGTGGTGCCCGGGTCGATGGCGGTGCGTGCACAGGCCGAATCCGAGGGTCTGGGAGAGGTTTTCACCGCCGCCGGCGCCGAGTGGCGGCAGGCCGGCTGCTCGATGTGTCTGGGCATGAACCCCGATCAGCTGGCTCCGGGCGAGCGCAGCGCCTCGACATCCAACCGGAATTTCGAAGGCCGCCAAGGCAAGGGCGGCCGCACCCACCTGGTGTCTCCCGCCGTCGCCGCCGCCACCGCGGTGCGCGGAACCCTGTCCTCACCCGCTGATCTGAGCTAG
- the leuD gene encoding 3-isopropylmalate dehydratase small subunit, translating to MEAFHTHTGIGVPLRRSNVDTDQIIPAVYLKRVTRTGFEDGLFAGWRTDPSFILNLPPFDRGSVLVAGPDFGTGSSREHAVWALMDYGFRVVISSRFADIFRGNSGKAGLLAAEVAQDDVELLWKLIEQNPGLEITVNLQDRNLTAGTVVLPFKIDDYTAWRLLEGLDDIGLTLRKRDEIEAFEKRRPSYKPRTLPA from the coding sequence ATGGAGGCTTTCCACACCCACACCGGAATCGGCGTTCCGCTGCGCCGGTCCAATGTCGACACCGACCAGATCATCCCCGCGGTGTACCTGAAGCGGGTCACCCGAACGGGTTTCGAGGACGGGCTGTTCGCCGGCTGGCGCACCGATCCGTCGTTCATCCTCAACCTCCCGCCGTTCGACCGCGGCTCGGTTCTGGTCGCCGGACCCGATTTCGGCACCGGCTCGTCGCGCGAACACGCGGTGTGGGCATTGATGGATTACGGATTCCGGGTCGTCATCTCGTCGCGCTTCGCAGATATTTTTCGGGGAAATTCTGGCAAGGCCGGATTGCTCGCCGCGGAGGTCGCACAGGACGATGTCGAACTGCTCTGGAAGCTCATCGAGCAGAATCCGGGGCTGGAAATCACTGTGAATCTTCAAGATCGGAATTTGACCGCGGGAACGGTCGTGCTGCCCTTCAAGATTGACGATTACACCGCGTGGCGGCTGCTCGAAGGACTTGACGATATAGGCCTTACGCTGCGGAAACGCGACGAGATCGAGGCTTTCGAGAAGCGTCGGCCGAGCTACAAACCGCGCACTCTGCCGGCCTGA